One Anolis carolinensis isolate JA03-04 chromosome 4, rAnoCar3.1.pri, whole genome shotgun sequence DNA window includes the following coding sequences:
- the suco gene encoding SUN domain-containing ossification factor isoform X4: MGEIDPTSVIAPKDPGDIPTFDEWKKQVMEVEKEKSQSMHPSSNGGQHPTKKVQKNRNNYASVECGAKILAANPEAKSTSAILMENMDLYMLNPCSTKIWFVVELCEPIQVRQLDIANHELFSSTPKDFLVSISDRYPTNKWIKLGTFHARDERNVQSFPLDEQMYAKYVKMFIKYLKVELVSHFGSEHFCPLSLIRVFGTSMVEEYEEIADSQYQSERQELFDEDYDYPLDYPSVGEEKSSKNLLGSATNAILNMVNIAANILGAKTGEDSVEQGNKSVPENTTATSMMTPELPQPTVVPSLEPDTSEIPQTENELLVLDRTRESPIVQLVHEDEEETSQSTVTLLPSDEQEEEIPWFESETQMYCYDLVTVCCISSFSEYVYKWCSAVAMFHRRHSKIDSTWGKYDYAATWQDQLVPTKSLDVLIHEYTPEKLDTLNAEPSEIVTDVSSNLLDKGIINQTEGTFELEPSHPQTVSQSILLDVATGVKSVSTTEVSSEPGKHETASESSEIPFPEEITAEENGVVAPVTEKPSATTTVTEFQEMSTEEKTSAEIISKLTETVPRPECTVATESYNVETKDSSSEIEKQEVPLVESSSLELREDEQTVEETFLSIPVSGLPRTATDFYAELQNSTDLAYGNGNLIHGSNQKESVFMRLNNRIKALEVNMSLSSRYLEELSQRYRKQMEEMQKTFNKTIIKLQNTSRIAEKEDLKQTEAIQLLQAQLTNMTQLVSNLSASVTELKREVSDRQSYLVISLILCVILGLMLFLQRWKNKSEFNNNYFSNIPKSNYYPSPKRCVSSYDDMNLKRRTSFPLTRSQSFQLNKEVGPDDFYIVEPLKFSPEKKKKRCKYKSDKIETVKPVAEPVHQVANGEIKSRKPFTNQRDFSNIGDVYHSSYKGPPSEGSSETSSQSEESYFCGISACTGLCNGQMQKAKTEKRAIKRRRSKAPEQAKLIKTLIQTKTGSLPSLHDIIKGNKDLTVGTLGVTTVSGHL, from the exons ATGGGAGAAATTGATCCAACTTCTGTAATAGCCCCAAAGGACCCAGGAGATATCCCCACATTTGATGAATGGAAGAAGCAGGTTATGGaagtggaaaaagaaaaga GTCAGTCCATGCATCCATCCTCCAATGGAGGTCAGCATCCCACCAAAAAGGTCCAAAAAAATAGGAATAATTATGCTTCAGTTGAGTGTGGTGCTAAGATACTGGCGGCTAACCCAGAAGCAAAG AGTACTTCAGCAATACTAATGGAGAATATGGATCTATACATGCTTAATCCATGCAGTACAAAAATCTG gtTTGTTGTTGAACTTTGTGAACCAATTCAAGTAAGGCAGCTGGATATTGCAAATCATGAGTTATTCTCATCTACTCCTAAGGACTTCCTGGTATCTATCAGTGACAG GTATCCAACAAACAAGTGGATCAAGCTAGGCACATTTCATGCTAGAGATGAGAGGAATGTCCAGAGTTTTCCTCTGGATGAGCAGATGTATGCCAAATATGTAAAG ATGTTCATCAAGTACTTAAAG gTGGAGTTGGTATCACACTTTGGATCAGAACACTTTTGTCCTTTAAGCCTTATAAG GGTATTTGGAACCAGCATGGTTGAAGAGTATGAGGAAATCGCAGACTCACAGTACCAGTCTGAACGACAAGAACTTTTTGATGAAGATTATG ATTATCCTCTGGATTATCCTTCTGTGGGGGAAGAAAAATCTTCAAAAAATCTTCTTGGTTCTGCCACAA ATGCCATTTTAAATATGGTGAATATTGCTGCTAATATCCTTGGAGCAAAAACAGGGGAAGATTCTGTTGAGCAAG GAAATAAAAGCGTCCCTGAAAACACAACTGCCACTTCCATGATGACACCAGAACTGCCACAGCCAACCGTAGTTCCTTCATTAGA ACCTGATACTTCAGAAATACCACAGACGGAAAATGAGCTTTTAGTCTTGGATAGAACAAGAGAGAGCCCAATTGTTCAGCTTGTCCACGAAGATGAGGAggaaacaagtcaatcaacagtGACACTACTGCCAAGTgatgaacaagaagaagaaataccATGGTTTGAATCTGAAACACAGATGTATTGCTACGATCTGGTGACTGTTTGTTGTATTTCTAGCTTTTCAGAATATGTGTACAAGTGGTGTTCTGCAGTAGCAATGTTTCATCGCCGCCACAGCAAAATTGACAGCACTTGGGGAAAATATGATTATGCTGCTACTTGGCAAGACCAGCTAGTTCCAACCAAATCACTGGATGTTTTGATACATGAATACACCCCGGAGAAACTAGACACCTTAAATGCAGAGCCGTCTGAAATAGTTACAGATGTCTCAAGCAATTTGCTGGATAAGGGCATTATTAATCAGACTGAGGGTACTTTTGAACTGGAGCCTAGTCATCCACAGACTGTATCTCAGTCCATTCTCTTGGATGTTGCAACAGGGGTCAAGTCAGTTTCTACCACAGAGGTGTCCTCAGAACCTGGAAAACATGAAACTGCATCTGAAAGCTCAGAGATCCCTTTCCCGGAGGAGATCACTGCCGAAGAAAACGGAGTTGTAGCACCTGTTACGGAAAAGCCATCTGCAACCACTACTGTGACTGAATTTCAAGAAATGAGCACAGAAGAAAAAACCTCTGCTGAGATTATTTCAAAATTAACTGAGACTGTTCCACGTCCTGAATGTACAGTTGCCACAGAAAGCTACAATGTGGAAACAAAAGATAGTTCTTCCGAAATAGAAAAGCAAGAGGTGCCTCTTGTAGAGTCATCTTCTTTGGAACTAAGAGAGGATGAGCAGACTGTGGAGGAGACCTTTCTTTCGATTCCTGTTTCTGGTTTGCCACGAACTGCTACAGACTTTTATGCTGAACTGCAGAATTCCACAGACCTGGCTTACGGAAATGGAAATCTTATACATGGATCAAACCAAAAAGAGTCAGTTTTTATGAGACTGAACAACCGTATTAAAGCCCTGGAAGTAAATATGTCTCTCAGCAGTCGTTACTTAGAAGAACTCAGTCAAAG GTATCGAAAGCAAATGGAAGAAATGCAGAAGACTTTTAATAAAACTATAATAAAACTCCAGAATACTTCACGCATAGCAGAGAAAGAG GACTTGAAGCAGACAGAGGCAATCCAGCTTCTGCAAGCACAGCTGACCAACATGACACAACTCGTCTCAAATTTGTCCGCATCTGTGACTGAACTGAAAAGAGAG GTTTCTGATCGTCAAAGCTATCTTGTGATTTCTTTGATACTCTGTGTCATCCTGGGCTTGATGCTTTTTCTGCAGCGTTGGAAAAATAAATCAGAATTCAACAATAATTACTTCTCTAACATTCCCAAAAGTAATTACTATCCcagtccaaaaag GTGTGTTTCTTCCTATGATGATATGAATTTGAAAAGACGAACTTCATTTCCACTCACTAGATCTCAGTCTTTTCAACTTAACAAAGAAG tgGGCCCAGATGACTTCTATATTGTAGAGCCATTGAAGTTTTCCCCAGAAAAAAAG aAGAAGCGTTGTAAATACAAAAGTGACAAAATCGAAACAGTCAAGCCTGTAGCTGAGCCAGTGCATCAGGTAGCCAATGGAGAAATCAAAAGCAGGAAACCTTTTACAAATCAGAGAGACTTCTCCAATATTGGCGATGTATATCACTCTTCATACAAAGGTCCCCCATCAGAAGGAAGCTCTGAAACCTCATCCCAGTCAGAAGAGTCCTACTTCTGTGGCATTTCAGCATGCACGGGTTTGTGCAATGGACAGATGCAAAAGGCAAAAACGGAGAAGAGGGCCATCAAACGAAGACGATCTAAAGCTCCAGAACAGGCAAAACTTATAAAAACTTTAATACAGACTAAGACTGGGTCCTTGCCAAGCCTGCATGATATCATCAAAGGAAACAAGGATTTAACTGTGGGAACATTGGGTGTCACAACTGTTTCTGGGCATCTTTAA